The following proteins are co-located in the Gorilla gorilla gorilla isolate KB3781 chromosome 18, NHGRI_mGorGor1-v2.1_pri, whole genome shotgun sequence genome:
- the LOC115933209 gene encoding ATP-binding cassette sub-family C member 6-like, with protein sequence MSFAVFLIHTERKKGVQSSGVLFGYWLLCFVLPATNAAQQASGAGFQSDPVRHLSTYLCLSLVVAQFVLSCLVDQPPFFPEDPQQSNPCPETGAAFPSKATFWWVSGLVWRGYRRPLRPKDLWSLGRENSSEELVSRLEKEWMRNRSAARRHNKAIAFKRKGGSGMKAPETEPFLRQEGSQWRPLLKAIWQVFHSTFLLGTLSLVISDVFRFTVPKLLSLFLEFIGDPKPPAWKGYLLAVLMFLSACLQTLFEQQNMYRLKVLQMRLRSAITGLVYRKVLALSSGSRKASAVGDVVNLVSVDVQRLTESVLYLNGLWLPLVWIVVCFVYLWQLLGPSALTAIAVFLSLLPLNFFITKKRNHHQEEQMRQKDSRARLTSSILRNSKTIKFHGWEGAFLDRVLGIRGQELGALRTSGLLFSVSLVSFQVSTFLVALVVFAVHTLVAENAMDAEKAFVTLTVLNILNKAQAFLPFSIHSLVQARVSFDRLVAFLCLEEVDPGAVDSSSSGSAAGKDCITIHSATFAWSQESPPCLHRINLTVPQGCLLAVVGPVGAGKSSLLSALLGELSKVEGFVSIEGAVAYVPQEAWVQNTSVVENVCFGQELDPPWLERVLEACALQPDVDSFPEGVHTSIGEQGMNLSGGQKQRLSLARAVYRKAAVYLLDDPLAALDAHVGQHVFNQVIGPGGLLRGTTRILVTHALHILPQADWIIVLANGAIAEMGSYQELLQRKGALMCLLDQARQPGDIGEGETEPGTSTKDPRGTSAGRRPELRRERSIKSVLEKDRTTSEAQTEVPLDDPDRAGWPAGKDSIQYGRVTTSFTHPSAPTAATSRGPSPPTQCSTWQ encoded by the exons ATG AGCTTCGCAGTGTTCCTGATTCACACCGAGAGGAAAAAGGGAGTCCAGTCATCTGGAGTGCTGTTTGGTTACTGGCTTCTCTGCTTTGTCTTGCCAGCTACCAACGCTGCCCAGCAGGCCTCCGGAGCG GGCTTCCAGAGTGACCCTGTCCGCCACCTGTCCACCTACCTATGCCTGTCTCTGGTGGTGGCACAGTTTGTGCTGTCCTGCCTGGTGGATCAACCCCCCTTCTTCCCTGAAGACCCCCAGCAGTCT AACCCCTGTCCAGAGACTGGGGCAGCCTTCCCCTCCAAAGCCACGTTCTGGTGGGTTTCTGG CCTGGTCTGGAGGGGATACAGGAGGCCACTGAGACCAAAAGACCTCTGGTCGCTTGGGAGAGAAAACTCCTCAGAAGAACTTGTTTCCCGGCTTGAAAAGGAGTGGATGAGGAACCGCAGTGCAGCCCGGAG gCACAACAAGGCAATAGCATTTAAAAGGAAAGGCGGCAGTGGCATGAAGGCTCCAGAGACCGAGCCCTTCCTACGGCAAGAAGGGAGCCAGTGGCGCCCACTGCTGAAGGCCATCTGGCAGGTGTTCCATTCTACCTTCCTCCTGGGGACCCTCAGCCTCGTCATCAGTGATGTCTTCAGGTTCACTGTCCCCAAGCTGCTCAG CCTTTTCCTGGAGTTTATTGGTGATCCCAAGCCTCCAGCCTGGAAGGGCTACCTCCTCGCCGTGCTGATGTTCCTCTCGGCCTGCCTGCAAACGCTGTTTGAGCAGCAGAACATGTACAGGCTCAAGGTGCTGCAGATGAGGCTGCGGTCGGCCATCACTGGCCTGGTGTACAGAAAG GTCCTGGCTCTGTCCAGTGGCTCCAGAAAGGCCAGTGCGGTGGGTGATGTGGTCAACCTGGTGTCCGTGGACGTGCAGCGGCTGACCGAGAGCGTCCTCTACCTCAACGGGCTGTGGCTGCCTCTCGTCTGGATCGTGGTCTGCTTCGTCTATCTCTGGCAG CTCCTGGGGCCCTCCGCCCTCACTGCCATCGCTGTCTTCCTGAGCCTCCTCCCTCTGAATTTCTTCATCACCAAGAAAAGGAACCACCATCAG GAGGAGCAAATGAGGCAGAAGGACTCACGGGCACGGCTCACCAGCTCTATCCTCAGGAACTCGAAGACCATCAAGTTCCATGGCTGGGAGGGAGCCTTTCTGGACAGAGTCCTGGGCATCCGAGGCCAGGAGCTGGGCGCCTTGCGGACCTCCGGCCTCCTCTTCTCTGTGTCGCTGGTGTCCTTCCAAGTGTCTACATTTCTG gtcGCACTGGTGGTGTTTGCTGTCCACACTCTGGTGGCCGAGAATGCTATGGATGCAGAGAAAGCCTTTGTGACTCTCACAGTTCTCAACATCCTCAACAAGGCCCAGGCTTTCCTGCCCTTCTCCATCCACTCCCTCGTCCAG GCCCGGGTGTCCTTTGACCGTCTGGTCGccttcctctgcctggaagaAGTTGACCCTGGTGCCGTAGACTCAAGTTCCTCTGGAAGCG CTGCCGGGAAGGATTGCATCACCATACACAGTGCCACCTTCGCCTGGTCCCAGGAAAGCCCTCCCTGCCTCCACAG AATAAACCTCACAGTGCCCCAGGGCTGTCTGCTGGCTGTTGTCGGTCCAGTGGGGGCAGGGAAGTCCTCCCTGCTGTCCGCCCTCCTTGGGGAGCTGTCAAAGGTGGAGGGGTTCGTGAGCATCGAG GGTGCTGTGGCCTACGTGCCCCAGGAGGCCTGGGTGCAGAACACCTCTGTGGTAGAGAATGTGTGCTTCGGGCAGGAGCTGGACCCACCCTGGCTGGAGAGAGTTCTAGAAGCCTGTGCCCTGCAGCCAGATGTGGACAGCTTCCCTGAGGGGGTCCACACTTCAATTGGGGAGCAG GGCATGAATCTCTCCGGAGGCCAGAAGCAGCGGCTGAGCCTGGCCCGGGCTGTATACAGAAAGGCAGCTGTGTACCTGCTGGATGACCCCCTGGCGGCCCTGGATGCCCACGTTGGCCAACATGTCTTCAACCAGGTCATTGGGCCTGGTGGGCTACTCCGGGGAACA ACACGGATTCTCGTGACGCACGCACTCCACATCCTGCCCCAGGCTGATTGGATCATAGTGCTGGCAAATGGGGCCATCGCAGAGATGGGTTCCTACCAGGAGCTTCTGCAGAGGAAGGGGGCCCTCATGTGTCTTCTGGATCAAGCCAGACAGCCAGGAGATATAGGAGAAGGAG AAACAGAACCTGGGACCAGCACCAAGGACCCCAGAGGCACCTCTGCAGGCAGGAGGCCCGAGCTTAGACGCGAGAG GTCCATCAAGTCAGTCCTTGAGAAGGACCGTACCACTTCAGAAGCCCAGACAGAGGTTCCTCTAGATGACCCTGACAGGGCAGGATGGCCAGCAGGAAAGGACAGCATCCAATACGGCAGGGTAACCACCAGCTTCACCCACCCCTCCGCACCCACTGCTGCCACCTCCAGGGGCCCAAGTCCTCCCACCCAATGTAGCACTTGGCAGTGA